One region of Miscanthus floridulus cultivar M001 chromosome 19, ASM1932011v1, whole genome shotgun sequence genomic DNA includes:
- the LOC136527685 gene encoding phosphoglycerate mutase-like protein AT74H isoform X1, with translation MVAAPSKCRPSAAALVVAPPAAARRRLRCRCCEDTLGVPRRRLQQQLPAVPGLHLNHAQQQQQAAAPAPHLAPVAAPPPPPRPRRIVLVQHGESEGNVDEAAYTRVPDPRIGLTAQGWSDADDCGRRLRDLFAQDGDDWKVYFYVSPYRRSLETLRGMGHAFEPHRIVGVREEPRLREQDFGNFQDREQMRLEKEIRLRYGRFFYRFPNGESAADVYDRITGFRETLLADIDIGRFQPPGTTTTGDMNIVLVSHGLTLRVFLMRWYKWTVRQFEGLENLANGGALVMQTGDGGRYSLLVHHTADELRAFGLTEEMLQDQMWQKTAKPGELNHRFMTNGQSFFHPFTTIY, from the exons ATGGTGGCGGCGCCCAGCAAGTGCCGTCCGTCGGCGGCAGCGCTGGTGGTGGCACCGCCGGCGGccgcgcggcggcggctgcggtgcCGGTGCTGCGAGGACACGCTGGGCGTCCCGCGCCGGCGGCTGCAGCAGCAGCTCCCCGCCGTCCCCGGGCTGCACCTGAACcacgcgcagcagcagcagcaggccgccGCCCCTGCTCCGCACCTCGCCCccgtcgccgcgccgccgccgccgccgaggccccGGCGGATCGTGCTGGTGCAGCACGGCGAGAGCGAGGGAAACGTGGACGAGGCCGCCTACACGCGCGTCCCGGACCCCAGGATCGGACTCACCGCCCAGGGCTGGAGCGACGCCGACGACTGCGGCCGCCGCCTGCGCGACCTCTTCGCGCAGGACGGCGACGACTGGAAGGTCTACTTCTACGTCTCTCCCTACCGCCGCTCCCTGGAGACGCTGCGCGGCATGGGCCACGCCTTCGAGCCCCACCGCATCGTCGGCGTCCGCGAGGAGCCCCGCCTCCGGGAGCAGGACTTCG GCAACTTCCAGGACCGGGAGCAGATGCGGTTGGAGAAGGAGATCCGCCTCCGCTACGGCCGCTTCTTCTACCGCTTCCCCAACGGCGAGTCGGCGGCGGACGTGTACGACCGCATCACCGGCTTCCGGGAGACCCTGCTCGCCGACATCGACATCGGCCGCTTCCAACCCCcgggcaccaccaccaccggcgaCATGAACATCGTCCTCGTCTCCCACGGCCTCACGCTCCGCGTCTTCCTCATGCGCTGGTACAAGTGGACCGTCCGCCAGTTCGAGGGCCTCGAGAACCTCGCCAACGGCGGCGCGCTCGTCATGCAGACCGGCGACGGCGGAAGGTACAGCCTCCTCGTGCACCACACCGCCGACGAGCTCAGGGCGTTCGGCCTCACCGAGGAGATGCTGCAGGACCAGATGTGGCAGAAGACGGCCAAGCCCGGTGAGCTCAACCACCGCTTCATGACCAATGGACAGTCGTTCTTCCATCCATTTACTACAATCTACTAG
- the LOC136527685 gene encoding phosphoglycerate mutase-like protein AT74H isoform X3, with product MVAAPSKCRPSAAALVVAPPAAARRRLRCRCCEDTLGVPRRRLQQQLPAVPGLHLNHAQQQQQAAAPAPHLAPVAAPPPPPRPRRIVLVQHGESEGNVDEAAYTRVPDPRIGLTAQGWSDADDCGRRLRDLFAQDGDDWKVYFYVSPYRRSLETLRGMGHAFEPHRIVGVREEPRLREQDFGNFQDREQMRLEKEIRLRYGRFFYRFPNGESAADVYDRITGFRETLLADIDIGRFQPPGTTTTGDMNIVLVSHGLTLRVFLMRWYKWTVRQFEGLENLANGGALVMQTGDGGRYSLLVHHTADELRAFGLTEEMLQDQMWQKTAKPAAEYGVYRGVTYY from the exons ATGGTGGCGGCGCCCAGCAAGTGCCGTCCGTCGGCGGCAGCGCTGGTGGTGGCACCGCCGGCGGccgcgcggcggcggctgcggtgcCGGTGCTGCGAGGACACGCTGGGCGTCCCGCGCCGGCGGCTGCAGCAGCAGCTCCCCGCCGTCCCCGGGCTGCACCTGAACcacgcgcagcagcagcagcaggccgccGCCCCTGCTCCGCACCTCGCCCccgtcgccgcgccgccgccgccgccgaggccccGGCGGATCGTGCTGGTGCAGCACGGCGAGAGCGAGGGAAACGTGGACGAGGCCGCCTACACGCGCGTCCCGGACCCCAGGATCGGACTCACCGCCCAGGGCTGGAGCGACGCCGACGACTGCGGCCGCCGCCTGCGCGACCTCTTCGCGCAGGACGGCGACGACTGGAAGGTCTACTTCTACGTCTCTCCCTACCGCCGCTCCCTGGAGACGCTGCGCGGCATGGGCCACGCCTTCGAGCCCCACCGCATCGTCGGCGTCCGCGAGGAGCCCCGCCTCCGGGAGCAGGACTTCG GCAACTTCCAGGACCGGGAGCAGATGCGGTTGGAGAAGGAGATCCGCCTCCGCTACGGCCGCTTCTTCTACCGCTTCCCCAACGGCGAGTCGGCGGCGGACGTGTACGACCGCATCACCGGCTTCCGGGAGACCCTGCTCGCCGACATCGACATCGGCCGCTTCCAACCCCcgggcaccaccaccaccggcgaCATGAACATCGTCCTCGTCTCCCACGGCCTCACGCTCCGCGTCTTCCTCATGCGCTGGTACAAGTGGACCGTCCGCCAGTTCGAGGGCCTCGAGAACCTCGCCAACGGCGGCGCGCTCGTCATGCAGACCGGCGACGGCGGAAGGTACAGCCTCCTCGTGCACCACACCGCCGACGAGCTCAGGGCGTTCGGCCTCACCGAGGAGATGCTGCAGGACCAGATGTGGCAGAAGACGGCCAAGCCCG CTGCAGAATATGGAGTATACAGAGGAGTAACTTACTACTAG
- the LOC136527685 gene encoding uncharacterized protein isoform X2, protein MVAAPSKCRPSAAALVVAPPAAARRRLRCRCCEDTLGVPRRRLQQQLPAVPGLHLNHAQQQQQAAAPAPHLAPVAAPPPPPRPRRIVLVQHGESEGNVDEAAYTRVPDPRIGLTAQGWSDADDCGRRLRDLFAQDGDDWKVYFYVSPYRRSLETLRGMGHAFEPHRIVGVREEPRLREQDFGPGADAVGEGDPPPLRPLLLPLPQRRVGGGRVRPHHRLPGDPARRHRHRPLPTPGHHHHRRHEHRPRLPRPHAPRLPHALVQVDRPPVRGPREPRQRRRARHADRRRRKVQPPRAPHRRRAQGVRPHRGDAAGPDVAEDGQARCRIWSIQRSNLLLASKF, encoded by the exons ATGGTGGCGGCGCCCAGCAAGTGCCGTCCGTCGGCGGCAGCGCTGGTGGTGGCACCGCCGGCGGccgcgcggcggcggctgcggtgcCGGTGCTGCGAGGACACGCTGGGCGTCCCGCGCCGGCGGCTGCAGCAGCAGCTCCCCGCCGTCCCCGGGCTGCACCTGAACcacgcgcagcagcagcagcaggccgccGCCCCTGCTCCGCACCTCGCCCccgtcgccgcgccgccgccgccgccgaggccccGGCGGATCGTGCTGGTGCAGCACGGCGAGAGCGAGGGAAACGTGGACGAGGCCGCCTACACGCGCGTCCCGGACCCCAGGATCGGACTCACCGCCCAGGGCTGGAGCGACGCCGACGACTGCGGCCGCCGCCTGCGCGACCTCTTCGCGCAGGACGGCGACGACTGGAAGGTCTACTTCTACGTCTCTCCCTACCGCCGCTCCCTGGAGACGCTGCGCGGCATGGGCCACGCCTTCGAGCCCCACCGCATCGTCGGCGTCCGCGAGGAGCCCCGCCTCCGGGAGCAGGACTTCG GACCGGGAGCAGATGCGGTTGGAGAAGGAGATCCGCCTCCGCTACGGCCGCTTCTTCTACCGCTTCCCCAACGGCGAGTCGGCGGCGGACGTGTACGACCGCATCACCGGCTTCCGGGAGACCCTGCTCGCCGACATCGACATCGGCCGCTTCCAACCCCcgggcaccaccaccaccggcgaCATGAACATCGTCCTCGTCTCCCACGGCCTCACGCTCCGCGTCTTCCTCATGCGCTGGTACAAGTGGACCGTCCGCCAGTTCGAGGGCCTCGAGAACCTCGCCAACGGCGGCGCGCTCGTCATGCAGACCGGCGACGGCGGAAGGTACAGCCTCCTCGTGCACCACACCGCCGACGAGCTCAGGGCGTTCGGCCTCACCGAGGAGATGCTGCAGGACCAGATGTGGCAGAAGACGGCCAAGCCCG CTGCAGAATATGGAGTATACAGAGGAGTAACTTACTACTAGCTAGTAAGTTTTAG
- the LOC136529504 gene encoding brassinosteroid-responsive RING protein 1-like, translating into MLMGFPVGYSEMPKLVLHLLFLLGHLRRLSSWLLHLAGAGADADHDAGSWATASDAEHPRHPCAAAAAAAERLEEHSPAVRFDSLLSCSSSSSSSGESGGETAPRPLPEGCCVCLGDFHAAAEVRRARGCRHVFHRSCLDRWAAHGHRTCPLCRTPLLPPLLLPLPLPLPPS; encoded by the coding sequence ATGCTGATGGGGTTCCCCGTGGGGTACTCGGAGATGCCCAAGCTGGTGCtgcacctcctcttcctcctcggccaCCTGCGCCGCCTCTCCTCCTGGCTGCTCCACCTCGCGGGCGCCGGCGCCGACGCCGACCACGACGCAGGCAGCTGGGCGACGGCATCCGACGCGGAGCACCCGCGCCacccctgcgccgccgccgccgccgccgcagagcGTCTGGAGGAGCACTCCCCGGCGGTGCGGTTCGACTCTCTGttgtcctgctcctcctcctcctcttcctccggcGAAAGCGGAGGGGAGACGGCGCCGCGGCCGCTGCCGGAGGGGTGCTGCGTCTGCCTGGGCGACTTCCATGCCGCCGCCGAGGTGCGCCGCGCCCGGGGCTGCCGCCACGTCTTCCACCGCTCCTGCCTCGACCGCTGGGCCGCGCACGGCCACCGCACCTGCCCGCTCTGCCGGACACCGCTCCTCCCGCCGCTGCTCCTGCCCctcccgctgccgctgccgccgtcttAG
- the LOC136527685 gene encoding phosphoglycerate mutase-like protein AT74H isoform X5, whose amino-acid sequence MVAAPSKCRPSAAALVVAPPAAARRRLRCRCCEDTLGVPRRRLQQQLPAVPGLHLNHAQQQQQAAAPAPHLAPVAAPPPPPRPRRIVLVQHGESEGNVDEAAYTRVPDPRIGLTAQGWSDADDCGRRLRDLFAQDGDDWKVYFYVSPYRRSLETLRGMGHAFEPHRIVGVREEPRLREQDFGNFQDREQMRLEKEIRLRYGRFFYRFPNGESAADVYDRITGFRETLLADIDIGRFQPPGTTTTGDMNIVLVSHGLTLRVFLMRWYKWTVRQFEGLENLANGGALVMQTGDGGRYSLLVHHTADELRAFGLTEEMLQDQMWQKTAKPEYGVYRGVTYY is encoded by the exons ATGGTGGCGGCGCCCAGCAAGTGCCGTCCGTCGGCGGCAGCGCTGGTGGTGGCACCGCCGGCGGccgcgcggcggcggctgcggtgcCGGTGCTGCGAGGACACGCTGGGCGTCCCGCGCCGGCGGCTGCAGCAGCAGCTCCCCGCCGTCCCCGGGCTGCACCTGAACcacgcgcagcagcagcagcaggccgccGCCCCTGCTCCGCACCTCGCCCccgtcgccgcgccgccgccgccgccgaggccccGGCGGATCGTGCTGGTGCAGCACGGCGAGAGCGAGGGAAACGTGGACGAGGCCGCCTACACGCGCGTCCCGGACCCCAGGATCGGACTCACCGCCCAGGGCTGGAGCGACGCCGACGACTGCGGCCGCCGCCTGCGCGACCTCTTCGCGCAGGACGGCGACGACTGGAAGGTCTACTTCTACGTCTCTCCCTACCGCCGCTCCCTGGAGACGCTGCGCGGCATGGGCCACGCCTTCGAGCCCCACCGCATCGTCGGCGTCCGCGAGGAGCCCCGCCTCCGGGAGCAGGACTTCG GCAACTTCCAGGACCGGGAGCAGATGCGGTTGGAGAAGGAGATCCGCCTCCGCTACGGCCGCTTCTTCTACCGCTTCCCCAACGGCGAGTCGGCGGCGGACGTGTACGACCGCATCACCGGCTTCCGGGAGACCCTGCTCGCCGACATCGACATCGGCCGCTTCCAACCCCcgggcaccaccaccaccggcgaCATGAACATCGTCCTCGTCTCCCACGGCCTCACGCTCCGCGTCTTCCTCATGCGCTGGTACAAGTGGACCGTCCGCCAGTTCGAGGGCCTCGAGAACCTCGCCAACGGCGGCGCGCTCGTCATGCAGACCGGCGACGGCGGAAGGTACAGCCTCCTCGTGCACCACACCGCCGACGAGCTCAGGGCGTTCGGCCTCACCGAGGAGATGCTGCAGGACCAGATGTGGCAGAAGACGGCCAAGCCCG AATATGGAGTATACAGAGGAGTAACTTACTACTAG
- the LOC136527685 gene encoding uncharacterized protein isoform X4 — translation MVAAPSKCRPSAAALVVAPPAAARRRLRCRCCEDTLGVPRRRLQQQLPAVPGLHLNHAQQQQQAAAPAPHLAPVAAPPPPPRPRRIVLVQHGESEGNVDEAAYTRVPDPRIGLTAQGWSDADDCGRRLRDLFAQDGDDWKVYFYVSPYRRSLETLRGMGHAFEPHRIVGVREEPRLREQDFGPGADAVGEGDPPPLRPLLLPLPQRRVGGGRVRPHHRLPGDPARRHRHRPLPTPGHHHHRRHEHRPRLPRPHAPRLPHALVQVDRPPVRGPREPRQRRRARHADRRRRKVQPPRAPHRRRAQGVRPHRGDAAGPDVAEDGQARIWSIQRSNLLLASKF, via the exons ATGGTGGCGGCGCCCAGCAAGTGCCGTCCGTCGGCGGCAGCGCTGGTGGTGGCACCGCCGGCGGccgcgcggcggcggctgcggtgcCGGTGCTGCGAGGACACGCTGGGCGTCCCGCGCCGGCGGCTGCAGCAGCAGCTCCCCGCCGTCCCCGGGCTGCACCTGAACcacgcgcagcagcagcagcaggccgccGCCCCTGCTCCGCACCTCGCCCccgtcgccgcgccgccgccgccgccgaggccccGGCGGATCGTGCTGGTGCAGCACGGCGAGAGCGAGGGAAACGTGGACGAGGCCGCCTACACGCGCGTCCCGGACCCCAGGATCGGACTCACCGCCCAGGGCTGGAGCGACGCCGACGACTGCGGCCGCCGCCTGCGCGACCTCTTCGCGCAGGACGGCGACGACTGGAAGGTCTACTTCTACGTCTCTCCCTACCGCCGCTCCCTGGAGACGCTGCGCGGCATGGGCCACGCCTTCGAGCCCCACCGCATCGTCGGCGTCCGCGAGGAGCCCCGCCTCCGGGAGCAGGACTTCG GACCGGGAGCAGATGCGGTTGGAGAAGGAGATCCGCCTCCGCTACGGCCGCTTCTTCTACCGCTTCCCCAACGGCGAGTCGGCGGCGGACGTGTACGACCGCATCACCGGCTTCCGGGAGACCCTGCTCGCCGACATCGACATCGGCCGCTTCCAACCCCcgggcaccaccaccaccggcgaCATGAACATCGTCCTCGTCTCCCACGGCCTCACGCTCCGCGTCTTCCTCATGCGCTGGTACAAGTGGACCGTCCGCCAGTTCGAGGGCCTCGAGAACCTCGCCAACGGCGGCGCGCTCGTCATGCAGACCGGCGACGGCGGAAGGTACAGCCTCCTCGTGCACCACACCGCCGACGAGCTCAGGGCGTTCGGCCTCACCGAGGAGATGCTGCAGGACCAGATGTGGCAGAAGACGGCCAAGCCCG AATATGGAGTATACAGAGGAGTAACTTACTACTAGCTAGTAAGTTTTAG